ATCACCAAGTGCCACGCCGTCAAGGGGGGACAAATCATGCTTCTAATTTAATGGCTGTCCATATGGTCTGCCATTTACAATTGCATCGGTAAGCGTAGAGATTGCTTGAGCCGTGTACAGTGAAAGTTGTAAGCACGGTTCTGAGGGGAGGGAGGGGGCTATATCTGAAACCCCTTCCTTTACCCGACTTCTCAATGTGTATACCTCACTTTGTTTCCATCGGCTATTGTAATTTCTGTTACTGAAGGCATGGCAAATCTACAAACTCAATTCAATAATTTTCACAACACTATCAAAGTCGATTTTGATGACAGCCAGCCATTGCGCAATAAGAGGGACTTAATCGTTGGCAACTTAAAGGATGGCTTGAAAAAACTGTTCCCTACAAATACACCTACATTTAGGTTCTTTAATCAAGGAAGTTATGATCTAGCAACAGGGGTTGAACCTCTTTCAGGAGAAGATTATGATATTGATGTAGGCATTATTTTTAATTTCTCAAAAAGTATTTACAAGCCAGTTCAAGTTAAAGAGTGGGTTTATAATGCTCTTAATACAGGATCAAGAACGGTAGAAATTAAAAGACCCTGTGTAAGAGTTCAATATCATTCCAATGGGGCTAAATGGTTTCACGTTGATTTAGCTGTTTATTCCACTGACAAGGATTATCTGGGAAATGAAGTAAACTATATAGCAAAAGGCTTTATAGGATCATCTGAAGATAAAAAGATTTGGGAAATATCTGAACCTTTTCGCCTTAAAGAACTTCTGAAGTCTAAGATTACTGATGGCTCTGATAGAGAGCAATTCCGTAGGGTTATAAGATATTTGAAAAGATGGAAAGATTATAATTTTTCCTCAACGGTAGCAGGACGACCAACAGGAATAGCTCTAACTGCTTGTTGCCACAATCTCTTCACATCTCAAAAAGATCGTGTATATAATCCTTACACTTATTCCTATGCTTATCAATATAACGATCAAAGAGCATTGCAAAACGTTGTAAGTGGAATAGTTGGCATGTTCACTTGGAACAATAAGATAAGTGTGAAACTGCCGGTTCAACCTTACAATGATCTTTTTGAGAAAATGAGCGATAGTCAAATGCTACTAATGAAAATGAAAATAGTTACTCTAAGAGATGTATTACTTGCTGCATCCAATGAAACTTCTTCCTTAAATGCATGTATAAAATTGCAGAAAGTGTTTGGCGATAAATTCCCAATCTCGTAAGTTATGGCAGCAAGAAAAAGTATACCTGAAACAGTAAAATTGCAACTCTGGGTAAAATCCGCAGGACGTTGTGAATTCAAGGGGTGTAATATTCCTGTTTGGTATAATGGCTTAACCTTAAGCGATGGTAATTTTGCAGAATTTGCACACATTATTGGTTCGAGTAAAGATGGTCCTAGAGGAACAGCACAATCAGAAGAACTACAAGTAGATTTTGACAATCTGATGCTTCTATGTCAACGCTGTCATAAAGAAATAGATGATCACCCGGCAAAGTACCCGACTGAATTATTACGTGCTTGGAAGCATGAGCATGAAAGCAGAATAGAAATACAAACAAGTTATCCAGAAGACATACATAAATCCACTGTATTACTATTCTCTGTAAATATTGGTGATCGAATTGTTCCTATAAATATTGAGGCAATTAGGAACGCAATGTTTCCAAAATTTCCAGCAGACCTCAGAGGAATAAAGATAGAAGAAA
The Leptolyngbya sp. 'hensonii' DNA segment above includes these coding regions:
- a CDS encoding HNH endonuclease; amino-acid sequence: MPRRQGGTNHASNLMAVHMVCHLQLHR
- a CDS encoding nucleotidyltransferase, with protein sequence MANLQTQFNNFHNTIKVDFDDSQPLRNKRDLIVGNLKDGLKKLFPTNTPTFRFFNQGSYDLATGVEPLSGEDYDIDVGIIFNFSKSIYKPVQVKEWVYNALNTGSRTVEIKRPCVRVQYHSNGAKWFHVDLAVYSTDKDYLGNEVNYIAKGFIGSSEDKKIWEISEPFRLKELLKSKITDGSDREQFRRVIRYLKRWKDYNFSSTVAGRPTGIALTACCHNLFTSQKDRVYNPYTYSYAYQYNDQRALQNVVSGIVGMFTWNNKISVKLPVQPYNDLFEKMSDSQMLLMKMKIVTLRDVLLAASNETSSLNACIKLQKVFGDKFPIS